The following coding sequences lie in one Phalacrocorax aristotelis chromosome 2, bGulAri2.1, whole genome shotgun sequence genomic window:
- the CCDC166 gene encoding coiled-coil domain-containing protein 166, with translation MAPKAKQMKQDAVRAGKNKPGVGTKNGDTSKGINDIEILVKERKLYLQKECKILTEQMNAYMGRMEHFLQENKFLEKEAQQNQEENNAYLSYITKHSQKCQNLIITLNDQNHTDLSQVWMQKEKLISEYTEKEKEVRSALINMETKYSLMNKEVEDLQPFKDPSVQLEQTKKIKELEKELLATKIQHSDEMHKIKSRFLQAKADCETDFHQKIQVLTKRAEEGAIQSLIQYIKQVKAENWHLRQELLRLIQYSKVLKETKVQLREQQQQLLRENRYTQDMAHMRHWLHQHETHNANGETHRSHNLFRCVPQPKKTLLHSSLMPMYQ, from the coding sequence ATGGCACCCAAGGCAAAGCAGATGAAACAAGACGCTGTGCGTGCTGGGAAAAATAAGCCAGGAGTAGGAACCAAGAATGGAGATACCTCCAAAGGAATAAATGACATTGAAATACTTGTCAAAGAGAGGAAATTGTACTTGCAGAAAGAATGCAAGATTCTCACTGAACAAATGAACGCATACATGGGAAGAATGGAGCACTTCctccaggaaaataaattcctaGAAAAGGAAGCCCAACAGAATCAGGAAGAGAACAACGCTTACCTCTCTTACATAACAAAACACAGCCAGAAGTGCCAGAATCTGATAATAACATTAAATGATCAGAATCACACTGATCTGTCTCAAGTCTGGATGCAGAAAGAGAAGCTAATCTCAGAGtatacagaaaaagagaaggaggtAAGGAGCGCTCTGATAAATATGGAGACAAAGTACTCTCTTATGAACAAGGAGGTTGAAGACCTGCAGCCTTTCAAAGATCCATCTGTTCAGCTGGAACAGACGAAAAAGATTaaagagctggagaaggaaTTGTTGGCCACAAAGATACAACATTCAGATGAAATGCACAAAATCAAGAGCAGATTTTTGCAGGCCAAGGCTGACTGTGAGACAGACTTTCATCAGAAGATCCAGGTTCTCACAAAGAGAGCAGAAGAAGGAGCGATACAGTCTCTAATTCAGTATATCAAACAAGTAAAAGCAGAGAATTGGCATCTGCGCCAGGAATTGCTCAGACTCATCCAATACTCAAAAGTCCTTAAAGAAACCAAAGTTCAACtgagagaacagcagcagcagcttcttcgGGAGAACCGATACACTCAGGACATGGCACATATGCGCCACTGGTTACACCAGCATGAGACACACAATGCAAATGGTGAAACCCACAGGTCTCATAACCTGTTCAGATGTGTCCCTCAACCTAAAAAAACACTCCTCCACTCCTCACTCATGCCAATGTATCAGTAG